Below is a window of Bacilli bacterium PM5-9 DNA.
TTAATAATAACAATATAAAAAAAGTATCTCCTATGTGTTTAATAAACTTAGAATGCATTGTAGTACTTTACCATTATCTTATATTAATTATAATAAAGGGATTACCAAATTCTTTTTGCCATTTTAAAATGAATAACAATAAACTATCTTATTTTATATATAGGCAATCCTTTTGGCAATCTTCCATACTGGTTTTTAATTTTACATAATCAAATTACTTACATGCAAATGCCTTTAAAACGCTATATTTCAACCATATTGACTTTAAACAACTCAACTAATGATTTTCCCTTCACCCGCTCCAATTAGAATTTAAAGTTCCTTCTTTGGAACTTTTTTTATTTCAAGTAATTGTTTATTAATAAATAGTTATTTATAGATAGAAAATAATTTTCTTAAATCAGCAAATATATTTCATGAAAAATATTTATGTAGTAGTTTTTTAATTATTACTTATGTTATACTTATTAAGTAAATAAAGGTCCCCGTAGCTCAGCTGGATAGAGCAATTGCCTCCTAAGCAATAGGTCGCACGTTCAAATCGTGTCGGGGACGCCATTAAAAAATACAAACCTAGTCAAAATTGACTAGGCTTTTTTATTTATATATTTTCTTACCAATAATAATATCAGCAGCAACTGTTACCTTATTAATATCAAGATTTAATTTATCATCAACATCTAAATTAAACATAAGCGGTGTCATATTAATAAGATTAGTAACTTGTTTTTCATTTACTTTAAAAATATTTATTATCTCTTTAGTATGAATTATTTCGAAATTATTTTTAAAGTGTTCAATAATTTTTTCATTTGAATATTCTTTACTATTACTATATTTTCTTATCTCTTTAAAATGCTCTTGCCTAGGCACTACTTTAATTAAATAACCATCAGTTTTTAAAATACGATTAAATTCTAAATAATTTGCAGGCGAAAAAATATTTAAAACAACATCAATACTATTATCTAATAAAGGTACATTAGCAATATCACCAACAATCCAATAAGGAATATTGCTTGATTTACTAGCATTTATAATCGCATCTTTTGCATAATCTAAAGCATAAATTTGATAGTTAGTATTATTTGATAATTCTAAAGCATAGTATCCCTCTCCACAACCTAAATCAGCAAGAATAAGTTCACTTTTATCAATTAATTTTAAACATTCAATAATTCCATTAAGAACATACTTATAAAAGCCTTGATTATTAATTTCACTACGGTTTTCAAAAAAAACTTTATTATATACATTATTTTCTTTAGCATTTAAAACAAAATTAACATATCCTTTTGCTGCAATATCATAACTATGATTATTCTGACATTTTAATACTCCATTATGATATGTTAATTTTTCTTGACACTTTATACATTTTAAGCTTTTTGCATTTTCAAACTTTTTTATTTTTTTATTCACTTTATCACCCACCAAGTTAATCCATCTTATTATAGCTATATTTTAAACAGAAGTAAAATAACAACAATTAAGCAGTATTTCATATGTTTTTTTATTGCTTTTCTTTTGAAAAAACATTATAATATAGGTGGACAAATTTTATGAAATTAACCAGAAAAAGACATCATGTGCGATGTCTTTTTCATTTGTGGAGGACAAATTTATGAAAGTTTAGTTTACTCTAGTAATTCTAAAAATAAACTAACTAACAATATTAGCAATATATTTATTAATATTATTATAGCTTTGTTCATAGGCTAATTCACTTTCATTGTATTATGTCCTTATTTAATATGATCATCTTTTATCCTCCATGGAGAAAATTATTCTCCATTACATAATTAACTGAAAATTTGTTTTTTCCTATTATAATTAAAAAAAAGCAAGAATTTCTTTATTAGAAACCTTGCTTTAAAAGTTAATTCTTTTTATAAAAAGTTATATAATAATTAATTGCAAAACCAATAAAACAGATAAGTGAAATATAACCATAGAATGGATAAATAATACCAATTAACTGAGTAAATCCAATTTTTGAACCAAATAGTGCTACAACACACATTACAGCAATAAAAATAAAGTTATATTTCTTGTTATAAAAATTGAAATTTTCAACTCTTTTTACAATACTAAACATCAAACCAATATTTGTTGAGAAAATAGCAAGAATCATTAGTATTACATATAGATATCCCGCTGTTGTTGAAACCATTTGAGCTAGAGTAATCATTGGCATTGAAGCTTCCTTAATTGCACTATAGTTTGTTACCATTGCTATAACAATAATTAACGCTAGACCACTAGTTGCTACTGCTCCACCAATTGCACCTTTGATTAAAACTTTATTATCTTTTGCATAACGCCCAATTGCTGCAATAATTCCAAAGCATGCAAAGGTATTATAAAATACAAATTCTACTGCCTTTTTCAACCATGTGATACCAGTTGCATCAGGATTAGCATTTTCAACAATATTTTCTACAATATTCCCAGTTGAATTAGCAACCACTGGACTAACAACTACAATAATAGCAATCGCAATTACTCCAACAACTAGAACTGGTACTGAGATATTAAATCCTTTTTGAACACCTTCAATTCCAAAGAAAACAACTGCACCTGTTACAAATAAAATAATTGCTGCACCTGCCATAACAGGAATATCAAATGTTTCATTTAAAACTGATCCTGCACCTGCACCCATTACTACTAAAACACAGAAATAGAATGTCAAAGTCGCCACATCTGCTAAAGTCATTAGAACTTTTTTAATAGCTTCATTTTTAATTGGTACCATCAATTCAGCATAGTTATCTGAATCTTTTGCTTTAGCAAGTTTCATTACTACATATGCATACACTGCAAATAATATTGCCGAAACAACAGCTCCAGCTATTCCCATTAATCCAAAATCACCAAAGAACTGCATTAGTTCTTGTCCTGAAGCAAACCCTGCTCCTGTTATCGTTCCTACAAAAGCCATTGCTATTGTAAAAGCACTCGTTTTTTTAATACTCATTTTCTTTTCCTCCTATTTTTTACCATCCCTTGATAACGTTCAATACATCATCAGGAATTTCATTGTTTTTATAATCAGACATTGCTTCATCAATAATTGAAACAGCCTCTTTTATTTCTTCCATCGTAATTACTAATGGTGGTTGCACTCTTAAAACATTACCATCAACTGTAATTAAGATTACACCCTTTTCCCATGCTCGATAAATTATTTTTGCTGCAGCTTCATCGTTTGACTCTTTGCTATCTTTGTCTTTAACAAGCTCAACTCCAATGCTTAGACCCATTCCTCTAACATCACCAACAAAATCATATTTATCTTTTAATTCATTTAATAATTCTTTTAAATATTCACCCTTTTTATTAACGCTTTCTTCAAATTCAGGTGTATTAATTGTATCAATCGTTGCAATAGCACTAGCGCAACTTACATGATTACCCGAAAAAGTAAAGACATGCGCTGGTGCACCAAGACTATCAATAACTTCAGCTCGACCAACTACTGCTGAAATTGGCATTCCACCACCCATTGGTTTAGCTAGAACAATTAAATCTGGAACAACATCAAATTGTTCTATTGAAAACATTTTTCCAGTACGCATATAACCATGTTGAACTTCTTCACTTATTAAAAGAATTCCATGTTCTTTACAAAGTGCTGCTAAGTCTTGAACAAACTCTTTTGGTGGGACAATTATCCCTGCATCACCTTGAATAGGTTCTAAAATAATTGCTGCAACTTCTTCAGGTGGACAGTAAGTTTTAAATGCTTTTTTGATTCTTTCAATACATCTTTTTCCATCATCATCACCATTATGATATGTGTTTGGAAAATCAAAAACATGAACATCTGGCATCACCGGACCTATTTTTCTTCTCATATTTAATGAGATATGAGTTAATGATAATGATCCATAAGTTGATCCATGATATGCACCATCAAAAGCAATAATTTTGCTTCTACCTGTATATCCCCTTGCGAATTTAATCGCTCCATCATTTGCATCTGAACCAGTTAACCCAAAACATATTTTCTTTTCAAAATCTCCTGGTGTAGCTGCAATTACTTTCTCAGCTAATTCAATAGCTTTCTCATTATAAAAATATGCAGTTGTATAATGAGTAAACTTACTTATTGATTCTTCAATTGCTTTTATTACATTAGGGTGAGAGTGTCCTAAATTTAAACTAGCTGCACTTGATAATAAATCAATAAATTTATTGCCATCAACATCATAAACTGTTGAACCAATACCTTTTTCAATTACAAATGGATAGTATTTTATTTTTCCACATACTCCCATTACTTTACTATCTCTGTTTACTAACTCATTTGCTTTTTGTAATTTCATTATTAAACCTCCTCCAAAAATAAAAAACTTTCAAACTATCCTCATGAAATAGTCTGAAAGTTAATTTCATATATTACTATTCAATGAAGATACAGAAAATAGAACTTCATTGAATTAAATTGTTCAATTAAAGTTCTTCATCAAATAATAATAATAATAGTTCAAATGGTTTTCTATATGTCATTTGAATCACTCCTTGTTTGAAAGATGTTTTAATTTTACTATTTTTACACATGCGTGTCAATAACTTTTTTTATTTTTTTTGTTTTACTGGTAACTTTAATTAAAAAATAGTGTATTTTTTCAAAAAAAATCGTTCTTTATAGAGTAAATCAATAGAAAATAAATAGTTTTTTATAAAAACACTTTATTATCATTAATTGCATTTTTCTATAAAATTGACTATAAAAATAAATATTGTTAAAATGATTGTAGTGAAGTTTTAAAAAAATGGAGATGATTTTATGAAAAAAAGTTTTTTTAGTTTAATAGTTTTTAGCATACTTACAAGTATAAATATAAATGCAAGTAACATATATGAGCCAATAGGAAAAAATGTTGATTTTGAAACACATAATAAAATTAAATATGGAGATCCCAATTTTATTAAAGTAAAAAGCACTATCACAAATGATGAAATTATTGAATATGCAAAAGCACCTAGTGATATTAAATATCAATATAATAGATTAGCTAAAATTACTAATACATATAAATATATGCGTTATAATACTTCTAATCTTAGCCCAAAAGGAGTTGTAGTCCATGCTACTGCTGGTGGTGCAAAAGATAATATCAACAATGAAATTAGTTATATGAGTAATAATTGGAAAAATGCCTTTGTTCACAATTTTAGTGATGATGATGAAATCATTGAGGTTCATAATCCACAATATGCAGCTTGGGGAGCTGGAACTAAAGCAAACCCTTATTATATTCATACTGAATTAGTTGAAACATCAAACCGCAATTTATTTATGAAAAGTATCAATAATCAAGCATACTATGTTGCAATAAAACTACATCAATTCAATCTTAAACCATCTCGTGCCACTAGTAAAAAAACAGGTACTGTTTGGTTTCATAGTGAAGTTACAAAATATTTAGGTGGTACTAATCACTCTGATCCTACTGGATATTATTCTTCACATGGTTATTCATTATCAAAATTTTATAATTTAGTTGTTTATCACTATAATAACATTACTAATGAGTGGACTACTAATACAATAAATACTGATGATTCTAAGACAGTAGAAACTTACTATCAAGATATATTAAGAGAAAAAACAATTTATTCTTATGATGAATCAAAAAATGTAATCAAAAAAAATGTATCTTATTATTCTACTAAAAGCAAGCTTCTACTAAATAGAATATATCAATACATTGATAATAATATTTCAAATGTTAATGAAGTTCACTATCATGAAAAAGGTTACAGAATTAGTTATGTTAGTAAAACATATCAAAACAAAATAATTACCTATAAACAAACAAATGAATATGATGCAAAGGGTAAATTAAAATCAGTTATTCGTTATTATCGCTCTAGCAATAATAAATTAACTAGAAAATATCGTATTAACTACAAAACGAATAGCCACAAAAAAAATTATATAAACTATTTATATACAAATGGCAAGGTACGATTAAGATATGAATATATTTATAATAATCAAAGTAAATTAGTTAGTAAAAAGTCACTTGGAAATGCCTATCGATATAAAACAATTTATAAAAATGGGGTTGCAAAAAAGACTTATCGACTTAAATATAAAAGTAATGGAAAAAAAGGCAAATCAATTGTTGTAAGAAAAAGAACAGGATTTTAATAAGTTTATATAGAAGAAAGTTTTTTAGATAACTTTCTTCTTTTATTTATCCATGTAATACTTTATGTTACAATAGATAAGAAAGGAAGTGATCCAGTGTCAACAATTAAAAAGTATTCATTTGTATTTCTATTTTTCGCAATTATTTTAACAAGCGCATTACTAAGATCAACGATAGTTGTGGTTGGTCCAATAAGTGATATTTTAATAGCTGATTTAAGTATTTCAGCAACTAGTTTTGGTTTAATTACAACTATTCCATTAATTGTCTTTGCGATTAGTTCAGCAATGATTCCATTTATCGCTAGCAAAAGAGGCTTAATAAATACTTTAATTTTTGGTCTTATTTTAATAATTGCTGGTTGTTTATTAAGGTCAATTAATATTTATGGAGTATTACTGCTTGGAACAATTTTATTAGGTTTTGGTATCTCAATTGGAAATGTTTTAATACCTGCAATAATAAAAGAAAATGCTCAAGAACATAAAGCAATTTTTACAAGCTCATATTTATGTATGCAAAATATAAGTGCATCATTAGCATCAGGGTTAGCAATCTATATCACACTAAAGATTTCATGGTCATTTGCATTGGCAGTTTGGATTATTCCTGCAATAATTGCACTTATTTTATGGTTAACATTTAAAAAGACAACTTTGCCTCAAACAACAAGCACTGTAAATCTAACACCATTATCATGGAAAATGATTAAATCATTATTAAAATCACCATATGCATGGAGTTTAACATTTATTATGGCATTACAATCTGTTCTTTATTATACGAATGTTACATGGTTACCAACTATCGCAAGTGAGAATGGTTTTTCTCAAAGTTTTATTAGTTTTTTAATGATTTCATTTCAATTAATTCCATTACCTGGTCTATTTCTTGTTCCTATTTTAATTAAAAAATTAAAACAAGATAGCTATTTATTAATTGCTTCAAGTTTAATTATTGTAGTTGGTATTTTAATGATTATGTTTAGATATGAGATAAGCATGTTTTATATAGCAACTTTATTAATTTCATTAGGAACTGGTTCTTGTTTTGCATGGGTAGTTGCTTTAATTACTAATAAATCAAAGGATGGCCAACAAGCAACAAACTTGTCTGCAATGTCTCAAACTGTTGGATATTCTTTAGCAGCTATTGGTCCACTATTAGGTGGAATGTTAGTAGATATTACAAATGATTCTCGTATGATTTTATACTTTATTTTAGCTTCTGGTACTTTAATACTTTTAACAAGTATCTATATCTATTTTAAAAGAGATACTTTAAGTTTTGAATAATATTAATAATAAAAAAAATAGGATCCAATGTTTAATCAATATGATTATCTTGGATCTTTTTTTATTAAATTATTCTAACCAACGATAGCCTAATCCTCTAACTGATTTAATACTTTTCAAATTTAATTTTTTTCTTAATTCTTTAATAAAAGCATCAACTTTTCTTAAATTACCATCTCTACTCTCACGCCAAACATTTTCAATTATTTCTTCTCTTGTTAGAAGCTTATTTTTGTTCTCCAAAAATAAAACTAACAAATCAAACTCTAATTGTGTAACATGAATTGCCTCAGAATTATGATATATCATTTTTTTATCATAATTAATTTTAATTTTTTCTGCTTGAGACATTAAATCACAATCGCTGTAATCATCAAAAGATACATTTTTATTATTAAGTAAAAACATTAAACGTTGCATTGTTAGTTTAATATCTATTCTTTTACAAATAAATTCTTTAATGTTAGAACTTAAAAAATTTTGTAAGTTAACAGAACTAAAACAATCTTCTAATGAAACCATTATTATTGAATTATCTATTTTATGAATTATTTCAGCAATCTGAGTTACACTAACACTACCATATTCATGATCACAAATTACCACATCAATGTTACTTGAAGATATCATATCATTACACTCTTTAATTGAATTACAACTTTTAATATTTATTTCATTATTTTCAAAATAATAAAGCATTAATTCTATATAATCAGTATCTTTAGATAGTAATAAAATATTTGGCATTTTAAAAACCTCACTTTTTTAAAATTTTTATAAAAACATTCTTAACTATTTCTTACTTAATTATAACAATTCATCAACAAATAGTCTACTTTTTTTTCGACAATTAGTAAATATTATTTATATAATATATATTCTATAAATAAATTTTTTACTAAAATATTAATTTTAAATGACTCATATATCAACATTAGAGCATAAAAAAACTTATTAAATTACTTTAATAAGCTTTTCATAAATATTTAACCTAAAAGATTTAGGTGTTCTACTAAAATCTTAATTCCAATAAAAATTAAAATAATTCCCCCAAGAAGTTCTGACTTGTTTTTATATTTATCTCCAACGCTAGCACCTATCTTTATTCCAATAATTGATAAAATAAAAGTTATAACACCAATATAAATACATGCACTAATAATATTGACATTTAAAAAGGCAAAGGATACTCCGATTGCTAAAGCATCAATACTGGTTGCTAGTCCAAGAATAAGTAACCTTGTTATATCAATTATTTCGATATCTTCATCACTTTTAAAACTTTCATAAATCATTTTTAAACCAATGATTGCTAGCAAAGTAAAAGCAACCCAATGATCATAATCATTAATTATATTTTTAAATTGAATACCAAACAAATAACCTAACAATGGCATCAAAGCCTGAAATATACCAAATATCCCACTAATAATTAGTGCTCTTTTCATAAAATTATTTTTCAAATGTATTCCTTGAGTAATCGAAACAGCAAATGCATCCATTGCAAGTCCGATTGATAAAATAATTAGCCCTATAACACTCACTTGTATTCCCCCATATAAACAAAACCTTACTAGATTATATCACTTTTGAATAAGTAGATAAAGAATGTAGGAATTAAAAAACAGCATTCCTGCTGTTTCTCTTATTCTACTTCATCTATTGCTTCTTCTACATTAGCAACTATTTCATCTTTCAATTCAACAAACTCATTTTTTATTTTATCTGTTTTTTCATAAAACGATTCTTCTAATCCATCAAAGTCATCTTCAATTTCTGTTTTTATATCACTAATTCTACCTTTGATATATTCTGTTTTATCTAAAAAACCATCTTTAATATCATCAATAGTATCGCTACCTTTTTTTGGAGCTAATAAAATTCCTGCAACAATTCCAACTCCAAAAATTAATAATTTATCAATTTTCATCTTTTATTCTCCTTCCTTTTTTGTTGAAGCAGTTTCTTTAAATGACTTAAAAAAATCTGCTAAACTTACAAATGATTTTTTGAAATTAACAATCGTATCAATTAAATTATCTACAACTTTTAATCTTTTTGAAATATCATCTGCAATATCATCAAACTTCTTAATTGTTTGTGCTGAGTTGTTAAATAAAATAGCCAAAAATATTAATGCAACAATTCCAGCAATAGGTAAAATAATATAAATCAATAAATAACTAAGTATTGATAAAAATTCCATAACTCTCCACCTCTTTTGTGTTTATGTATGTTCAATTATTATATCATATAATAATTATTAATGATAATAGTACAAATAATATTAACAATTGATATTAAGATATGCTATAATATTACTGTTAAAAAATAAAAAAAGGAGCACAATACATGGAACAAATTTATAGTGGTAAAACAAAAGATGTCTTTTTATTAGATGATGGTAATTACTTATTAAAGTTTAAAGATGATGTTACAGGTGAAAATGGAGTTTTTGATCCTGGTTCGAATAGTATTGGATTAACGATTGAGGGAATTGGAAATAAAGGGCTTCGTTTAACAACTTTATTTTTTGAATATTTAAATGAAAACGGAATTAAAACTCATTTCATTGAAAGTGATTTTGAAAATACAACAATGAAAGTAAAACCAGCATCAGTTTTTGGTAAAGGTTTAGAAGTTATTTGTCGTAGTAAAGCAACTGGAAGTTTTATGAGAAGATATGGTGAATATGCAACAGAAGGAATGGATTTAAATCACTTTGTTGAAATAACTTTAAAAGATGATGATAGATTGGATCCACCTATTAATAAAGAAGCATTAAATGTTTTAAACATCTTATCAAATGATGAATATGAAGTATTAGTAAAACAAACTAAAGATTTAACTAAATTAGTTGAAAAAAAATTAGCTGAATTCGATATTGTTTTATATGATATAAAATTTGAATTTGGTCGTGATAAAAAAACAAATGAAATAATTTTAATTGATGAAATCTCAGGTGGAAATATGAGAGCATATAAAGATAATGAAATTCTTGAACCAATGACATTAGGAGACATTGTTTTAGGTCTTATATAAAAAGAAACAACAGCCATGAATGGTTGTTGTTTCTTCTTTTGTTGTATAATTCTCAAATTATTACTATTCATTTCTACCATAAACATTATCTATAAATAAACAAAGGATTGTGGTGCAAAATTTATTCCATATTCACTTAATGGAATTTTTTTGTCATATTTTATTATTTTATCTAACTTATACGCTATTGCTATACTTTTATTTTTAAAATATTTAAAAAAGAATTCCTCATTTACTCCACCCTCATGTCTAGTTATACTCCATAAATCATTGGGAGATTCAGATAAAATATCTGTTACTGCAGCCTCTCCTACAACTGCTGACACAGGTGCCGTGCAATAGATTATTATTTTATCTGGCTTATATTTTGCTTTAATTTTTCTGAATTCATATATTTTCTCACCTGAAAAAATTTTATTCACATATTCTGGATTAATCGATATAAGTATTTTGCACATTTTTACCACTCAATTCTATAATTTTTTTTAAATCATTAAAAACATAATTACGGCTATATGGATGACTACCTTTTGAAGACCATAAATTATTCTCTATAAGTTTTTGATATGTTACATTATTACCCTCACCAAGAGCAAAACAATATAACATGTTTATTATTATTAAATTTTTGCTTTTATTGTAATATTCATCAATCTTTTCATCAGCTAAAGTTGTTTTATTTCTTAATTTTAACTTAAAATTATTTAGCGTCATAAAAAATTTATTGTTATCTTTTACCTTTTCTGTATTTATAATTGCACAAAACCCTGTAACACA
It encodes the following:
- a CDS encoding 23S rRNA (guanine745-N1)-methyltransferase (product_source=KO:K00563; cath_funfam=3.40.50.150; cog=COG0500; ko=KO:K00563; pfam=PF08241; superfamily=53335); translated protein: MNKKIKKFENAKSLKCIKCQEKLTYHNGVLKCQNNHSYDIAAKGYVNFVLNAKENNVYNKVFFENRSEINNQGFYKYVLNGIIECLKLIDKSELILADLGCGEGYYALELSNNTNYQIYALDYAKDAIINASKSSNIPYWIVGDIANVPLLDNSIDVVLNIFSPANYLEFNRILKTDGYLIKVVPRQEHFKEIRKYSNSKEYSNEKIIEHFKNNFEIIHTKEIINIFKVNEKQVTNLINMTPLMFNLDVDDKLNLDINKVTVAADIIIGKKIYK
- a CDS encoding putative membrane protein YkvI (product_source=COG3949; cog=COG3949; superfamily=161070; transmembrane_helix_parts=Inside_1_6,TMhelix_7_27,Outside_28_36,TMhelix_37_59,Inside_60_85,TMhelix_86_108,Outside_109_117,TMhelix_118_140,Inside_141_146,TMhelix_147_169,Outside_170_199,TMhelix_200_222,Inside_223_234,TMhelix_235_257,Outside_258_276,TMhelix_277_299,Inside_300_311,TMhelix_312_334,Outside_335_337,TMhelix_338_360,Inside_361_366), which encodes MSIKKTSAFTIAMAFVGTITGAGFASGQELMQFFGDFGLMGIAGAVVSAILFAVYAYVVMKLAKAKDSDNYAELMVPIKNEAIKKVLMTLADVATLTFYFCVLVVMGAGAGSVLNETFDIPVMAGAAIILFVTGAVVFFGIEGVQKGFNISVPVLVVGVIAIAIIVVVSPVVANSTGNIVENIVENANPDATGITWLKKAVEFVFYNTFACFGIIAAIGRYAKDNKVLIKGAIGGAVATSGLALIIVIAMVTNYSAIKEASMPMITLAQMVSTTAGYLYVILMILAIFSTNIGLMFSIVKRVENFNFYNKKYNFIFIAVMCVVALFGSKIGFTQLIGIIYPFYGYISLICFIGFAINYYITFYKKN
- a CDS encoding 4-aminobutyrate aminotransferase (product_source=KO:K00823; cath_funfam=3.40.640.10; cog=COG0160; ko=KO:K00823; pfam=PF00202; superfamily=53383; tigrfam=TIGR00700) encodes the protein MKLQKANELVNRDSKVMGVCGKIKYYPFVIEKGIGSTVYDVDGNKFIDLLSSAASLNLGHSHPNVIKAIEESISKFTHYTTAYFYNEKAIELAEKVIAATPGDFEKKICFGLTGSDANDGAIKFARGYTGRSKIIAFDGAYHGSTYGSLSLTHISLNMRRKIGPVMPDVHVFDFPNTYHNGDDDGKRCIERIKKAFKTYCPPEEVAAIILEPIQGDAGIIVPPKEFVQDLAALCKEHGILLISEEVQHGYMRTGKMFSIEQFDVVPDLIVLAKPMGGGMPISAVVGRAEVIDSLGAPAHVFTFSGNHVSCASAIATIDTINTPEFEESVNKKGEYLKELLNELKDKYDFVGDVRGMGLSIGVELVKDKDSKESNDEAAAKIIYRAWEKGVILITVDGNVLRVQPPLVITMEEIKEAVSIIDEAMSDYKNNEIPDDVLNVIKGW
- a CDS encoding N-acetylmuramoyl-L-alanine amidase CwlA (product_source=COG5632; cath_funfam=3.40.80.10; cleavage_site_network=SignalP-noTM; cog=COG5632; smart=SM00644; superfamily=54403,55846) encodes the protein MKKSFFSLIVFSILTSININASNIYEPIGKNVDFETHNKIKYGDPNFIKVKSTITNDEIIEYAKAPSDIKYQYNRLAKITNTYKYMRYNTSNLSPKGVVVHATAGGAKDNINNEISYMSNNWKNAFVHNFSDDDEIIEVHNPQYAAWGAGTKANPYYIHTELVETSNRNLFMKSINNQAYYVAIKLHQFNLKPSRATSKKTGTVWFHSEVTKYLGGTNHSDPTGYYSSHGYSLSKFYNLVVYHYNNITNEWTTNTINTDDSKTVETYYQDILREKTIYSYDESKNVIKKNVSYYSTKSKLLLNRIYQYIDNNISNVNEVHYHEKGYRISYVSKTYQNKIITYKQTNEYDAKGKLKSVIRYYRSSNNKLTRKYRINYKTNSHKKNYINYLYTNGKVRLRYEYIYNNQSKLVSKKSLGNAYRYKTIYKNGVAKKTYRLKYKSNGKKGKSIVVRKRTGF
- a CDS encoding CP family cyanate transporter-like MFS transporter (product_source=KO:K03449; cath_funfam=1.20.1250.20; cog=COG2807; ko=KO:K03449; pfam=PF07690; superfamily=103473; transmembrane_helix_parts=Inside_1_6,TMhelix_7_29,Outside_30_43,TMhelix_44_66,Inside_67_72,TMhelix_73_95,Outside_96_99,TMhelix_100_122,Inside_123_133,TMhelix_134_156,Outside_157_160,TMhelix_161_183,Inside_184_211,TMhelix_212_234,Outside_235_248,TMhelix_249_271,Inside_272_277,TMhelix_278_297,Outside_298_302,TMhelix_303_325,Inside_326_345,TMhelix_346_365,Outside_366_368,TMhelix_369_391,Inside_392_399): MSTIKKYSFVFLFFAIILTSALLRSTIVVVGPISDILIADLSISATSFGLITTIPLIVFAISSAMIPFIASKRGLINTLIFGLILIIAGCLLRSINIYGVLLLGTILLGFGISIGNVLIPAIIKENAQEHKAIFTSSYLCMQNISASLASGLAIYITLKISWSFALAVWIIPAIIALILWLTFKKTTLPQTTSTVNLTPLSWKMIKSLLKSPYAWSLTFIMALQSVLYYTNVTWLPTIASENGFSQSFISFLMISFQLIPLPGLFLVPILIKKLKQDSYLLIASSLIIVVGILMIMFRYEISMFYIATLLISLGTGSCFAWVVALITNKSKDGQQATNLSAMSQTVGYSLAAIGPLLGGMLVDITNDSRMILYFILASGTLILLTSIYIYFKRDTLSFE
- a CDS encoding DNA-binding response OmpR family regulator (product_source=COG0745; cath_funfam=1.10.10.10,3.40.50.2300; cog=COG0745; pfam=PF00486; superfamily=46894,52172), which gives rise to MPNILLLSKDTDYIELMLYYFENNEINIKSCNSIKECNDMISSSNIDVVICDHEYGSVSVTQIAEIIHKIDNSIIMVSLEDCFSSVNLQNFLSSNIKEFICKRIDIKLTMQRLMFLLNNKNVSFDDYSDCDLMSQAEKIKINYDKKMIYHNSEAIHVTQLEFDLLVLFLENKNKLLTREEIIENVWRESRDGNLRKVDAFIKELRKKLNLKSIKSVRGLGYRWLE
- a CDS encoding putative Mn2+ efflux pump MntP (product_source=COG1971; cog=COG1971; ko=KO:K23242; pfam=PF02659; superfamily=103473; transmembrane_helix_parts=Inside_1_4,TMhelix_5_27,Outside_28_36,TMhelix_37_59,Inside_60_70,TMhelix_71_89,Outside_90_103,TMhelix_104_126,Inside_127_130,TMhelix_131_153,Outside_154_162,TMhelix_163_184,Inside_185_185), producing the protein MSVIGLIILSIGLAMDAFAVSITQGIHLKNNFMKRALIISGIFGIFQALMPLLGYLFGIQFKNIINDYDHWVAFTLLAIIGLKMIYESFKSDEDIEIIDITRLLILGLATSIDALAIGVSFAFLNVNIISACIYIGVITFILSIIGIKIGASVGDKYKNKSELLGGIILIFIGIKILVEHLNLLG